One window of the Streptomyces sp. NBC_00654 genome contains the following:
- a CDS encoding condensation domain-containing protein, which produces MTITDVSPETAEPGRRIPLSFNQEFLRGFDKGETDGAFGHRHTLVCGWRVTGTLDTEVLGQALNDIVERHEVLRTSIHGDESGSHQVVHPATPAELRVVDLPDDGRPRDERAEAFLNELDAAPFSVSVLPHLRAEFGRFDATDGVLVLVTHHTATDAWSVQLLMRDLATAYTDRAAGRAPQETGPVHQYQEFAQWQQDSADGPRTERERAYWSERLAGAEITGITTDRPREDVPAAYGVHRFVFDTELSKAVTGYAKATRSTPFMVLAAAYSLLLRGLTGTTDVVFPTFSSGRYEERFADSVGPFFNFVPIRIDTTGSATFGAVLEQARAACLGAYQHEIPFAHIAQDSPSLLAPFADGFLAVVAFEVLQSPFAGENGGTDGPRFAEIRRRVLSQNVSSAIPDGGLWAMDVLPDGDLAGSLKFDNNRFDEATAVALVERFRALLHTLATAPDTAVDAG; this is translated from the coding sequence GTGACCATCACCGACGTGTCCCCGGAGACCGCCGAGCCCGGCCGCCGTATCCCGCTGTCGTTCAACCAGGAGTTCCTGCGCGGCTTCGACAAGGGCGAGACCGATGGCGCGTTCGGACACCGGCACACCCTCGTGTGCGGCTGGCGGGTGACCGGGACGCTCGACACCGAGGTGCTGGGCCAGGCCCTGAACGACATCGTGGAGCGCCACGAGGTGCTGCGCACCTCGATCCACGGCGACGAGTCGGGCAGTCACCAGGTCGTCCACCCCGCCACGCCCGCCGAGCTGCGGGTGGTGGACCTGCCGGACGACGGCCGCCCGCGCGACGAGCGCGCCGAGGCCTTCCTCAACGAGCTGGACGCCGCTCCCTTCAGCGTCTCCGTGCTGCCGCACCTGCGGGCCGAGTTCGGCCGCTTCGACGCCACCGACGGGGTGCTGGTCCTGGTCACCCACCACACCGCCACCGACGCCTGGTCCGTACAGCTGCTGATGCGCGACCTGGCCACCGCCTACACGGACCGGGCCGCGGGCCGGGCACCGCAGGAGACCGGCCCGGTGCACCAGTACCAGGAGTTCGCCCAGTGGCAGCAGGACAGCGCCGACGGGCCGCGCACGGAGCGCGAGCGGGCGTACTGGAGCGAGCGGCTGGCGGGGGCCGAGATCACCGGCATCACCACCGACCGCCCGCGCGAGGACGTGCCCGCCGCCTACGGTGTGCACCGCTTCGTCTTCGACACCGAGCTGTCCAAGGCCGTCACCGGGTACGCGAAGGCCACCCGCAGCACCCCGTTCATGGTCCTCGCCGCGGCCTACAGCCTGCTGCTGCGCGGCCTGACCGGCACCACCGACGTCGTCTTCCCGACCTTCTCCTCCGGACGGTACGAGGAGCGGTTCGCGGACTCGGTGGGCCCGTTCTTCAACTTCGTACCCATCCGCATCGACACCACCGGCTCCGCCACCTTCGGCGCGGTGCTGGAGCAGGCGCGCGCCGCCTGCCTGGGGGCGTACCAGCACGAGATCCCGTTCGCGCACATCGCGCAGGACAGCCCCTCGCTGCTCGCCCCCTTCGCCGACGGCTTCCTGGCCGTCGTCGCCTTCGAGGTGCTCCAGTCCCCGTTCGCCGGGGAGAACGGCGGGACGGACGGCCCCCGGTTCGCCGAGATCCGCCGCCGGGTCCTGTCCCAGAACGTCAGCTCCGCCATCCCGGACGGCGGGCTGTGGGCCATGGACGTCCTGCCGGACGGTGATCTGGCCGGCAGCCTCAAGTTCGACAACAACCGGTTCGACGAGGCCACCGCCGTGGCGCTCGTGGAGCGCTTCCGAGCCCTGCTGCACACGCTGGCAACGGCTCCGGACACCGCTGTCGACGCCGGCTGA
- a CDS encoding non-ribosomal peptide synthetase: protein MAFSNSEDTASVQRRFAAQAARTPDAVALSGPDGSLTYRELDRRANRLAHRLLALGVRPEEPVAVLMERSADLVVSLLAVVKAGACYLPLHSAHPVELMRKIVDHAGGPLILTDAVMRGRAGVLGGRLLEPATDEALAAMPDHDPGVASHPDHVVYVIHTSGSTGEPKGVAVTHRGVLGLAADSCWDGEGHRRILSVAPYAFGVSTYELWVPLLRGGHLVLAPTGELNLDTLRRLFVAERIGAVHLTAGLFRVFAEEAPESFATLSEVLTGGDVIAPTAVRRVLEACPGLVVRAMYGATEVSSFVAHAAMTSVDDCREGVPVGRPLDTVDARLLDDRLAEVPDGEVGELHIAGERLAAGYFRSPSLTDEHFVTGPDGARMYRTGDLMRRGPGGLLEFAGRSGDQVKIRGYRVEPGEVEHVLGQLPGVAHAAVVVREPQPGDKRLAAYVVPRGTGPGDLRTALGGLLPEYAVPDTFTELAALPLTPNGKLDRAALPEPAAPAPAATATASAPSGERQRLLCTLVAQVLGVPEIGPDDSFFDLGGQSLQAMRLIARIKAEFGAELTVGDVFNNPTVAELDSHLTELSTAAIAG from the coding sequence ATGGCCTTCAGCAATTCCGAGGACACCGCCTCGGTGCAGCGGCGCTTCGCCGCACAGGCGGCACGGACGCCCGACGCCGTGGCCCTGTCCGGACCGGACGGGTCCCTCACCTACCGGGAGCTCGACCGCCGCGCGAACCGGCTCGCCCACCGGCTGCTCGCCCTCGGGGTGCGCCCCGAGGAGCCGGTCGCGGTCCTGATGGAGCGCTCCGCGGACCTGGTCGTCTCCCTGCTCGCCGTGGTCAAGGCGGGCGCCTGCTACCTGCCCCTGCACAGTGCCCACCCGGTGGAGCTGATGCGGAAGATCGTGGACCACGCCGGGGGCCCGCTGATCCTGACCGACGCCGTGATGCGCGGCCGGGCCGGTGTGCTCGGCGGCCGTCTGCTGGAACCGGCCACCGACGAGGCCCTGGCCGCGATGCCCGACCACGACCCCGGCGTCGCCTCGCACCCCGACCATGTCGTCTATGTCATCCACACCTCCGGATCGACCGGCGAGCCCAAGGGCGTCGCCGTGACGCACCGCGGGGTGCTCGGCCTGGCCGCCGACTCCTGCTGGGACGGCGAGGGCCACCGGCGGATCCTGTCCGTGGCCCCGTACGCCTTCGGGGTGTCGACCTACGAACTGTGGGTGCCCCTGCTGCGCGGCGGCCATCTGGTGCTGGCACCGACCGGCGAACTGAACCTGGACACGCTGCGCCGGCTGTTCGTGGCCGAGCGGATCGGCGCGGTGCACCTGACCGCCGGCCTGTTCCGGGTGTTCGCCGAGGAGGCGCCGGAGAGCTTCGCGACCCTGTCCGAGGTCCTCACCGGCGGCGACGTGATCGCGCCGACGGCGGTACGCCGGGTCCTCGAAGCCTGCCCCGGGCTGGTCGTCCGGGCCATGTACGGCGCCACGGAGGTGTCCTCGTTCGTCGCGCACGCGGCGATGACCTCCGTGGACGACTGCCGCGAGGGCGTGCCGGTGGGCCGCCCGCTGGACACCGTGGACGCCCGGCTGCTGGACGACCGGCTCGCGGAGGTGCCGGACGGCGAGGTCGGCGAACTGCACATCGCGGGCGAGCGGCTGGCGGCCGGGTACTTCCGCAGCCCGTCCCTGACCGACGAACACTTCGTCACCGGCCCGGACGGCGCACGGATGTACCGCACCGGCGACCTGATGCGCCGCGGCCCCGGCGGGCTGCTGGAGTTCGCCGGACGCTCCGGTGACCAGGTCAAGATCCGTGGCTACCGGGTGGAGCCGGGCGAGGTCGAGCACGTGCTCGGGCAGTTGCCCGGTGTGGCGCACGCGGCGGTCGTGGTCCGTGAGCCGCAGCCCGGCGACAAGCGGCTCGCCGCGTACGTCGTTCCGCGCGGCACCGGCCCCGGGGACCTGCGCACCGCGCTGGGCGGCCTGCTGCCGGAGTACGCGGTGCCCGACACCTTCACGGAGCTCGCGGCCCTGCCGCTGACGCCCAACGGCAAGCTGGACCGGGCGGCGCTGCCCGAGCCCGCGGCGCCCGCGCCCGCGGCCACCGCCACCGCCTCCGCCCCGTCCGGCGAACGCCAGCGCCTGCTGTGCACGCTGGTCGCCCAGGTGCTCGGAGTGCCGGAGATCGGCCCGGACGACAGCTTCTTCGACCTGGGCGGGCAGTCGCTCCAGGCGATGCGGCTGATCGCGCGCATCAAGGCCGAGTTCGGCGCCGAGCTGACGGTCGGCGATGTCTTCAACAACCCCACGGTGGCCGAGCTCGACAGCCACCTCACCGAGCTGTCCACGGCCGCGATCGCGGGGTGA